ACCTTTTGCCATAGTTGTTACGTACTTGTTAGTCTTTGAGTTTGACACTGACATGGATAAATTTCTGTTGGGCGTTAGGTGGTCGACGATCGCGACGCACCTCGAGGGCCGGACGGACAACGAGATCAAGAACTACTGGAACACGCACATCCGCAAGAAGCTCATGCGCATGGGCGTCGACCCATTGACGCACCAGCAGCTGCCACCCGACCAGAGCAACCACCACCTCAACGCCACCTCCATCGCCCACCTCAACGTCACCCACCAGCAGATGCCGCCCGACCGAAACGGCGCCGCTGCCGCGCTCCTCCCCGGGGCGCTCCTCTGGGCGGTGGCAGCCGCGAGCCTCGGCGGCCTAGACACCGGCGCCCTCATGCAGGCGCAGCTTCTGCAGCAGCTGCTCCAAGCCATCGGCTCTAACAACAGCACCACCGGCCTCATAGCTAACCTGGCTGCAGCAAACACAGTGCTCAACTCAAGCAGCAGTATCGTTCGGAACCAGATGAACTACCTGCAGCCGGGTTATCTCTGCAACACCTCCAATTTTGCAGAGCAGCACGTGGTGCAGCAGCAGCTGACCAACGATACGTCTCCAGGGACGAGCTTCTTTGCAGCAGCTGAACTGGCTGATCAGCTCTGCAACACTGCCGCTTCATATGATGTTGCATCCGCGGGTGACTGGTCACCGGCGCAAGAGTTTGGCGGCTTGCtggagcccatgatggagctgcccGGGTTGTGCTCTCTCGAGGGTGGCTGTTTCTGGAAGGACATATTGGAAGACAGCTACCGTTTATAGATGTCTTGTGTATGAAAATTTTGTACAGTGTTAGATCCATCATAATGGTGTACTACAACATTCATTGATTTGTTTGTGTTCATTGTGGTTCTTCCGATAGATTTTTCAGTGAAGTTGAAGGTTGTCAATTGTTGATTTGATGTGACTCGTGCTACACTTTCCTTATAAGTTAACATGTTGCCACTCGACAAAAACGCGAGAACCATCCAAGTAAAATGAGATTCCACATAACTCAAACACTTTCGTCGCAATAACGGTGGTGCTTAAGATATAATTTGGTTACAGTTGGGCCTTAGCGATAGATACTACAATGGAATGTTATACTGGTTTACACACAACCCATCTAGCTAATACGAACGAACCTAAGATGCACGGGTTAAAAAGCTGAGTacattttattttcaataaaaaaactTCCTTTTCTAGGAACCAACAGGAGCATTGCATTTTCatgaaagaagaaaaggaaatttTATGTATAGAGGATGCAAATTCTGAGGCTAACTTGCCGAAACCCTACATTTGCTCAAACATATTTAAAAGAAAACCATAGGGAAAAATTATAGCGATGATTTAGAATAAATAGATACTCCTCGATCGCCTCGAATAGCAAAACCACCTTTTGTTTCTGGATTAAAATTGATTCAAGATGATTTACCCCTGACTTAGTTTCCTAAAAATGTTTCACTTGGAACGTGGTATTTTCTAGCAAATTCAGTGGCAACTTTGAAGCCAGATTTGGCGCAAACAATATTCaatacagttttgctaaagcacatctagatgtgtcataaGTAATGCACATCTAAGTTCTATGCCATTAATCTTACGTGGAGATTCCTGTGGGTATTTCCTTTTTCCccgtttcttttctttttatacTTGATTGAGTCACTAAGATGTGCACTAACTAGGGCAGATGTGCCCTAGACAAACTCTATTCAATATAACTATACATACAATTGAACAGTTTATACATGATGATCACATGCAAAGTGACATGGCACATCCGATTGGACATGTCACATAGGGCGCAGACCGAAATAGAAACCTATTTTTATAGGACGGATTATGTGACTGGTTTGAGGGGATAAAGCCAAATCTTCCAACCCTCGCCGTTCTGGTTGGTTCATTGTATCTCTATCAaggtgctaagcatgccacatagacaaaaaaatgatgtggcaaagcaattaaGGAGAAgagagagcactttggtgacccagGAAGTACCAATGCCAAGCACGCGGACCTgtgcaagaaaataaataaaggaagtTTAGCATATGCATGAAAGAGTTTGGTTGctaataattaaataaataaagcttagcaacaataaactaagggcatcttcaatagtttgtatgttagcttgttggtaaaatatgccatgtcatcaaccaacaccttAACATACAACAACTACAATGGGTTGTATCTAACTTGCCCAATAGGATGTAAGATAATAAATAAAgtgctctctcattctacattggagcttgtgcaaggggtgttggttcatgtacatacaaccTTCCTCTCTTTTCTCATTTATTGTATGCCACATCATAAAAAATCCTATGTGGCAAAGTCTACCAACAAGTATCTTAcaaccattggagatgccctaagcacctatgcattatgGACTTTAGTTGCTAAACACTTTAATGCACTTGGCACCCCATCTAAGTACATGTGCATTGGAAGAGGTCTTAGATGGTGTTCCAATCTGGTGCTATGTGAGGGCAAAAGACAAACCCAACCCTgccctaagagcaagtacaatagagtgccGTATACGGCAGGCTATAAGAGAGACCACGTAAGATTTATGCGTAGCTAGAgaaaagaggagaggagagagagagagaaaagaagtGGGCTAAGAACTTACAGTCGGCTGTAACACGAACTCCAACACACTTTATGAGAGAAGAAGGTGGGCCATATTAACGGGATAACATACTAGTATAACTATTTATGAAGACTTGTGTTGAACCTGTTGCTTATTAATAATTATGGCCATAtccatcgttctgatgcagaggccggggttaacccccttttcgaaaaaaaaactatTTTATGAGTGAGTTATTAGGTTCGCTGTAAGTGACGTGAAAACTCCACATAGCCGGTTGTTGGCTATATTTATTAATCATGCTCTAACAAAGAGCAACAATTTGATTTAAAAATGGTCGGCCCACATTGCACATGTCGTCGCCATAATACGAAAGAACATGCTTTAACCCAAAAATTGTGTTTCGAAATAAAAAGAATTCATTGTGGTAAATCTGATGCAGTGACACAAAGAAACATACTACCTTCAACATGTTGCTTTTTCACAAATATCATATTCAATCTGTTGACTTTATTTGTACCCTATCCGAGACAATGGATCTACAATTTTGTTCTAATGAACATCAACATATGTAGAGGAATGAAACTACAAAATGAGCAAATGCTATAGTCTCAAACGATGCAACATGAAAGCTCAGAGTTATTAATTATGGGTGATCTATCTCTCTATGAGGCTTACATTTTATGGACGTAAGACCATCCAATTGATGCAATGTGTTGTTTCTCTCTGATACCTTATTAGTTGGGGTAGGAAGTTGTTTTGCAGTGTTGAAAGGTGATGGAGCTAGCCCAAGCACCTTGAGACCGACGCGCGGCCTTCTAGAGCCGAGACGGAAGTCTACACAAAGAGTTTTCCTCCGAACATGTAACGACATCGATTAAATCTAATGAACTAGCTGTGTTAAGTCTACACAAGTGATGCCTTCATCGATGACTTAGCGCTCTAGCTGATCCATATAATCGCAGCAAAAGGCTCATTTATAGTTAGCAGTTAGGTAGGTTAAAGGCTTGCCCGATGTTTGAAGCCATTGACTTGTCCCAACAATATAAGGAAACGGAGAAGGATCGATGTGATTGATCAATGGTCACTGGGTTATTCTGTCCTTCGACCTTTCAGGAAGTCCTTTGTGTCGTTTCAATGGATAATGACTGGTAGCATTTTTTTAATCAGAAGGTAAAACGAACTGGCTAATTATGATCAACGAGGTAAAAGGTGAAACTGAATCTAAGCCAAGTCAAGATGATTATATGAAATGGATTTATCTACTTCTATATCTTTGGCAGAGAATTTTGTACACGCACAAAATGATGGCGTTACATGGTCTCGGTGAAAATGACCAATGGGATTATGATGACGGCAACACTTGACGAAGGGAGGAGGAACGATGGTGAAATATCTGTTTTACTTAGTCCTGCACGAAACCCCCACGAGCTGCTAAATGCTTGTGAATGCGGGCAACCGGGGAAGATTCTACCCGAAGCTACCCCCTGCTAAACCCTAAACCTTAAAAAACAGTAACTAATGGATCAGTTCGCTGATAAAGGGAAACGTATTTGACTGCCGTTCGTCGGTCACCACCACatgtgctggaattttgtctatttttgggcctagcccaatagcgaattcagaaattcctaataaatcctagaggcccacgcagcccattcgtgcaaggcaagaggtagAACAAAAGTTTAGTTCCACATTGCTAGTTTaaagggagttggacctctttataagagAGATTCTTTCcacacatgtatgagcatgagaaaaaAAGGggcatccacgcgcgctcctcctctgccgcccgccgccccgcgACACTAAATTtgaacggcgcgcctcttcggccgcTGTCTGTTCGCTTCGTCTTCcttcgttgcttcacctcccgccgCGCTCCGAGTTACAGTCCATATTGTTATGCGTGCGGTGCGTTTTCCATTTGTACAGGCGATGCTGACACTCGgcgaccttcttcttcttcttccaagaACACCGGGCAGCTGCTTGTGCTTGGACTTTTTGCCGGACGAGGACTGTCAAAAGTACGGAGCTGGCCGGGACGGCGTATCCATACCGGCCCCTGTTTCATATCCACCAGGAGAAAAAAGAGAACGTAATGATGTGTTATTGATTCTTTTTTGAGGAAAATTCCCTTGATTCTTGAGTGATTTAATAAACTAAAACATTTTTCTCTTCTATCATTGACTCTGCAAAAatgacattttttttcaaaatgcaaACAAaaaatttgcctcatccattaatttaGAAGAAAAAAGTTGCCTAGTTAATTATCGAAAATTAGCCGAATCTGTCCCACCGGCCCGAGAACACTAGCTGCCACCGGCTACCACCTCCCGCAGCAACCTACTCCCCTCGGCGCTGCCAGAGGGCATTGCCAGGCAAAGCCCGCTCGGCATCGATGGTGGTGCGGTCTTTTCTTCGTCTACCTCTCGCACAGTTCGAGTGGCGCGGGTAGCTCAACTAGGCGGAGGCCTGGGTTCGGTGCGGTGACGTTAGGCTTTGAAGGTGCTAGGCGTCTCAATGGTGGAGGCGTGAGGTCACAATGCTCGCGGAGGGATGTGCGCGAGTGGCCAGAGTGTGGTGGGCTGGCGCGAACATGGCTGCCTGGCCAGTGCGACGACGCTAGGTTGTGGAGGTGATGGGATGGCACGGAAGTGAAGGCGCACTGATTCCATGCAGGCTTAGGAATTTTACCTTGCTCAAACTTTATAAACTCTTGTCGAGTATATAAAAATATATCAATTTTCATAGTATGAAATATATACAATAGAGAAAAATATGTTTCTCGACCCTCAAGTTTACCCAAAGTCTACATCTAGTCCCCCAATAATTTTTGAGCATCATCTTGTCCCTCAAGTCTCAAAACCAAACACAGTTAGTCCAAAACTAGATTAGTATGGAAAACCAGCCACATGTCCTCGATTTTCTCTCTCCTCGAGGTGCGTCATCTACCTGTGCCCGTCAGCGAGGAAAACCAGCCACCTATTTGCGCCGCCACCCACACCCTACCCCACCAAACCATCCTTATGTGTTGTCGTTCGCGCGTCGCCGCGCCATCCACCTGCACCAACCCCGGTCGAACACCGCCCTGCTACACCCCGCCTGCATAGCCTGACCACACCCCGGCTGTACCACCCTTCACATCccttgacggtgtcctagactaagGGATGCTAACCATATCGGCCCTTTGTCcatgagctgggccgagcaccccCCAAGAGGACAACGAGTGGGGCATGTTTTCCCTACGGCGTATTCAAGACGGAATCATCCGAAGACTTTTTTTTGaccatcagtacagacacaagcgctcatatacacgtgcatacactcactcctatgaacgcacacacgcacatcctacctctatgagcacctccgagagactgagccggcatatcatcttgatatttacaaagtcaccgtaggcgcctcgtcgtcgacgggaacgtctcctcccactgaaagcgcatcgccggaaatcctgagataaatccaggaataatgcgagcaccaggatttgaaccatggtgggttggggataccactgtccacctaaccaactcaaccacaggttgattcgcgaaTCATCCGAAGACTTGGCGCATACTACAAGCCACATTTGAATTGTCGATATGTTTTATCTCTTGATGTTGCCAAACTACTTGTATCCCTAGttacccccggtgtctatataagccgaggGGTTTCAGACCGTATGGTAGAGAATCACACATTCACATAAGATCTCGAGATCGATCATCATGTACTTTGTACTCCATCCACgcaatataaacaagagcaagagtaggattttacctcttcAAAAGGGCCCAAATCTGGGTAAAACATTATGTCCCtctttctcctgttaccatctagctAAGATCATCAGTTGGGGACctccaacccgagatccgccggattCAACTCAGACATCCCTTCCCTCCGTTGTGGCCACAGTCCGGTGAGCAAGTCGGGCGTCACTCGGATCCGCGGAAGGACAGGGTGTCGTCGGCCCCACCTTCGTGGCGTATCCAGGAGGCGCTGATGCTAGTCGTGCTCCTCCCGCTGTTGGCGGATCCGCTGCGGGGGTGAGCCGAAGCAAGAAGACCTCAGATCCTTCTGTGTCGGTGGCCATGTTGGTCGATGCCGTCAACCCCAGAGAGGACACAGGGGTCGAATTCGCTGCCCTTCCCCTTCCCTCGACGAGGAGGGCGTGGCCCTAGCTGGCGACAagaacacatcagcgtcagcctCACCTCCCCCT
The window above is part of the Triticum aestivum cultivar Chinese Spring chromosome 2A, IWGSC CS RefSeq v2.1, whole genome shotgun sequence genome. Proteins encoded here:
- the LOC123186022 gene encoding transcription factor MYB34-like: MGRSPCCCRDAGVKKGPWTEEEDKALMEHIQKRGGNVGSWRSLPKAAGLNRCGKSCRLRWTNYLRPDIKRGNFTDDEERLIITLHASLGNKWSTIATHLEGRTDNEIKNYWNTHIRKKLMRMGVDPLTHQQLPPDQSNHHLNATSIAHLNVTHQQMPPDRNGAAAALLPGALLWAVAAASLGGLDTGALMQAQLLQQLLQAIGSNNSTTGLIANLAAANTVLNSSSSIVRNQMNYLQPGYLCNTSNFAEQHVVQQQLTNDTSPGTSFFAAAELADQLCNTAASYDVASAGDWSPAQEFGGLLEPMMELPGLCSLEGGCFWKDILEDSYRL